Proteins found in one Sorghum bicolor cultivar BTx623 chromosome 1, Sorghum_bicolor_NCBIv3, whole genome shotgun sequence genomic segment:
- the LOC8084556 gene encoding probable leucine-rich repeat receptor-like protein kinase At5g49770 — protein MEPPAAGCSGSGRTATMGFFLLAVAVLLSACARECLAMTDSQDTSVLRALMDQWQNAPPSWGQSDDPCGDSPWEGVTCGSDKVISIKLSTMGIKGTLAADIGQLSNLQSLDLSFNKDLSGVLSPTIGNLKQLTTLILAGCSFHGTIPDELGSLPKLSYMALNSNQFSGKIPASLGNLSSLYWFDIADNQLSGPLPVSTSGGMGLDKLIKTKHFHFNKNQLSGPIPDALFSPEMTLIHLLFDGNKFTGNIPDSLGFVSTLEVVRLDRNSLSGEVPLNLKNLTKVNELNLANNQLTGTLPDLTGMDLLNYVDLSNNTFDPSPCPAWFWRLPQLSALIIQSGRLYGTVPPKLFSSSQLNQVILDGNAFNGTLNMGTSISSELSLVSFKDNEFSSLTVTSSYNGTLALAGNPVCERLPNTAYCNVTQRPLSAPYSTSLVKCYSGSCPAGQSLSPQSCLCAYPYQGVMYFRAPFFHDVTNDTAFQALESMLWTKLALTPGSVYLQDPFFNSDAYMQVQVRLFPAAGSSGAYFNRSEVMRIGFDLSNQTFKPPKEFGPYYFIASPYPFPESEPSSKSKGVIIGIAVGCGILFVALAGAAAYAFIQRRRAQKAKEELGGPFASWARSEDRGGAPRLKGARWFSYEELKRSTNNFAEANELGYGGYGKVYRGMLPTGQFIAIKRAQQGSMQGGHEFKTEIELLSRVHHKNLVGLLGFCFEQGEQMLVYEFMSGGTLRDSLAGKSGLHLDWKKRLRVALGAARGLAYLHELADPPIIHRDVKSSNILMDEHLTAKVADFGLSKLVSDSERGHVSTQVKGTLGYLDPEYYMSQQLTEKSDVYSFGVVMLELIVAKQPIEKGKYIVREAKQVFDADDAEFCGLKDMVDARIMNTNHLAAFGKFVQLALRCVDEVATARPSMSEVVKEIEMMLQSEGLSSASTSASTSATEFDVTKGAPRHPYNDPLPKKDKDVSTDSFDYSGGYSFQSKVEPK, from the exons ATGGAGCCACCAGCAGCTGGGTGCAGCGGCAGCGGGAGGACGGCGACGATGGGGTTCTTCCTTCTTGCCGTGGCCGTCCTGCTCTCGGCGTGCGCCCGAGAGTGCCTTGCCATGACCGACAGCCAGGACA CTTCTGTGCTCCGGGCGTTGATGGATCAGTGGCAGAACGCGCCGCCGTCCTGGGGACAGTCCGACGATCCCTGCGGAGACTCGCCATGGGAAGGAGTGACATGCGGCAGCGACAAAGTGATCTCCAT AAAACTTTCCACCATGGGCATCAAAGGAACTCTAGCTGCTGACATAGGCCAGCTCAGTAACCTGCAATCCCT GGACCTGTCATTCAACAAGGACCTCAGCGGCGTGCTCAGTCCGACCATCGGAAACCTGAAGCAGCTCACCACCTT GATTCTGGCCGGTTGCAGTTTCCATGGCACCATCCCTGATGAGCTAGGAAGTCTGCCAAAGTTGTCCTACAT GGCACTGAATTCAAATCAGTTCTCTGGAAAAATACCAGCTTCGCTGGGAAATCTCTCGAGCCTCTACTGGTTTGATATAGCCGACAATCAGTTGAGCGGTCCCCTGCCGGTTTCGACAAGCGGTGGAATGGGTCTAGACAAGCTTATCAAAACCAAACACTT CCACTTCAACAAGAATCAGTTGTCTGGTCCGATCCCTGACGCTCTCTTCAGCCCAGAGATGACCTTGATCCATTT GCTCTTTGATGGAAACAAATTCACCGGGAATATCCCAGACTCTCTTGGGTTTGTTAGTACACTTGAAGTTGT ACGGCTGGACAGAAATTCCCTTTCTGGCGAAGTTCCTTTAAATCTGAAAAACCTCACGAAAGTAAATGAGCT CAACTTAGCCAACAACCAGCTCACCGGAACATTACCAGATCTAACTGGGATGGATCTTCTCAATTACGT CGACCTGAGCAACAACACATTTGATCCTTCACCATGCCCAGCGTGGTTTTGGAGGCTGCCACAGCTCTCAGCTCT GATCATACAGTCCGGGAGGCTCTACGGCACCGTGCCGCCAAAGCTTTTCAGCAGCTCGCAGTTGAATCAAGT GATCCTCGACGGCAATGCGTTCAACGGCACCCTGAACATGGGCACGAGCATCAGCAGCGAGCTGAGCCTGGTGAGCTTCAAGGACAACGAGTTCTCCTCCCTGACGGTGACCTCCAGCTACAATGGCACCCTTGC GCTGGCCGGGAACCCGGTGTGCGAGCGGCTGCCCAACACGGCCTACTGCAACGTGACGCAGCGGCCGCTGTCTGCGCCCTACTCGACGAGCCTGGTGAAGTGCTACTCGGGGTCGTGCCCGGCGGGGCAGAGCCTGAGCCCGCAGAGCTGCCTGTGCGCGTACCCGTACCAGGGCGTCATGTACTTCCGCGCGCCCTTCTTCCACGACGTGACCAACGACACGGCGTTCCAGGCGCTGGAGAGCATGCTGTGGACCAAGCTGGCCCTCACCCCGGGCTCCGTCTACCTGCAGGACCCTTTCTTCAACAGCGACGCCTACATGCAGGTGCAGGTCAGGCTCTTCCCCGCCGCCGGCAGCAGCGGCGCCTACTTCAACCGCTCCGAGGTCATGCGCATCGGCTTCGACCTCAGCAACCAGACGTTCAAGCCGCCCAAGGAGTTCGGCCCCTACTACTTCATCGCCTCGCCCTACCCATTCCCAG AAAGCGAGCCATCGTCGAAGAGCAAGGGCGTGATCATCGGCATAGCAGTGGGCTGCGGCATCCTGTTCGTTGCGCTCGCCGGAGCGGCGGCCTACGCGTTCATTCAGAGGCGGCGGGCGCAGAAGGCGAAGGAGGAGCTTGGCGGCCCTTTTG CGTCGTGGGCTCGCAGCGAAGACCGTGGCGGCGCGCCGCGGCTGAAAGGGGCGAGGTGGTTCTCGTACGAGGAGCTCAAGCGGAGCACCAACAACTTCGCCGAGGCAAACGAGCTGGGCTACGGAGGGTACGGCAAGGTTTACAGGGGCATGCTGCCGACGGGGCAGTTCATCGCCATCAAGAGGGCGCAGCAGGGGTCCATGCAGGGCGGGCACGAGTTCAAGACGGAGATCGAGCTGCTCTCGCGCGTGCACCACAAGAACCTCGTCGGCCTCCTCGGGTTCTGCTTCGAGCAGGGGGAGCAGATGCTCGTCTACGAGTTCATGTCCGGCGGCACGCTGCGCGACAGCCTCGCCGGTAAGAGCGGGCTGCATCTCGACTGGAAGAAGCGGCTCCGGGTGGCGCTCGGCGCGGCGCGCGGGCTGGCCTACCTCCACGAGCTCGCCGACCCGCCCATCATCCACCGCGACGTCAAGTCCAGCAACATCCTCATGGACGAGCACCTCACGGCCAAGGTCGCCGACTTCGGCCTCTCCAAGCTAGTGTCCGACAGCGAGAGGGGCCACGTCAGCACACAAGTGAAAGGAACACTG GGCTATCTGGACCCTGAGTACTACATGTCTCAGCAACTGACCGAGAAGAGCGACGTCTACAGCTTCGGCGTGGTCATGCTGGAGCTCATCGTCGCGAAGCAGCCGATCGAGAAGGGCAAGTACATCGTCCGCGAGGCAAAGCAGGTgttcgacgccgacgacgccgaGTTCTGCGGGCTCAAGGACATGGTGGACGCAAGGATCATGAACACCAACCATCTCGCGGCGTTCGGCAAGTTCGTTCAGCTGGCCCTCAGGTGCGTCGACGAGGTGGCCACGGCACGGCCGTCCATGAGCGAGGTCGTCAAGGAGATCGAGATGATGCTGCAGAGCGAGGGGCTCAGCAGCGCCTCCACGTCTGCCTCGACGTCCGCGACCGAATTCGACGTCACCAAGGGGGCTCCTCGCCACCCGTACAATGATCCTCtccccaagaaggacaaggacGTGAGCACTGACTCGTTCGACTACAGCGGAGGATATTCTTTCCAATCCAAGGTCGAACCGAAGTAG